Within Flavobacterium pisciphilum, the genomic segment AAAAAGCCACAGCAAGAAGACTTTCCAGTCCTCCAACGCTGTGGCTTTTGCTATAAAATAAATTACCCTAGGAAGTATTTATGTTGGAGGGCTTTTTTTATCCCTCATTTTTACCAAACATTTTTTTAAATATATCAGGTAATTTTATTTTTTTGCTAATCCAATTAAGGACAATTAGCACTATTATTATAAGAAATAACCATAAGTAGAAGCCAAATTGAAAGCCTTTTACATCAGCTTTTTTGTTTTTATTTAGGGTCTTTTTCTTGGTTTCCTTTTTATACCCAACGTCAACTTCAATTCTTGTCTTTTCAGACTTAATCTCATCTTTTTTCTCTGATTGGTTATACTGTTTAGAATCAGTTTGTTTATTGATTTCTCCACCTTCTAAATAAATCTCTTCTTTTAGTTTACCATCGACAAAATGTTTGTAGTGAAATGGTTTTCGATTACCGGAACTATCAATATCTGATATACTCGAAAGCTTTAAATTGTCGTTAAATTCCCATTGACGTTTTTGATAATCTAAATGTAAATCGAGCGATTCTTTAAATACCGAATCGAAATATCTTGAAGCTGATTCCTTTTCGGTTATAAATTCCTTTTCAGTTGTAACCGTCTTAGTTTTACAACTAAACAAGAACATGAATAACACAAAGTATTTTAATGTTTTCATAATATTATTTTACAAATTTAGTGATTGATTTTGCTACAGCTTTTAATGTATTAGCGTAGTTAGGGTCAGTGGCATAACCGGCTTTTGCAATCTCTTCAAAAAATCTATTGTGGTCATGTTTTACTTTTAAAGCTTCACTGTAACGTTTGTTTTTAAAAAAAAACGATGCATGATCTGCAAAACAATCTTCCGGAGTTTCATATTTTCTGAAGTAATCTTTAACCTTGTATTTAAACATTTTACGACCGTTTTTCAAAACTACCTCCTTAGAAATAATTTCAGGGAATTTTAGATCAGCCTTGGAGCTGTATTCGGTTGTCGTTAGTAATTGCTCATTTCCGTTTATTCCGTCGGTGTCTTTTACTCCAAAAAACATGTTTCCAGGTGCAACATCGCCCCAAGCAGATTCAAGTGCTGCCTGTGTTAATATTGCTACTGCAGATATTCCATTTTTGGCCTCAACCCTCTTAGCATGTGGAAGGTATTTAATAACGAATAATTCAGGTTTCATATACTTTTTGTTTTTATTTATTATACTAAACTATCAATGCTAATTAAACAATGATCAGTTTCTATTTTGTCCAGGATAAACACAATAAATCTTCCTGTTTTGGTTAACGTTTCATCACGTTGATTTTTTCCTAATACACTAGAAATTGTTTCCTTTCGTTTGCCAAATTCATAACCTCCTTTCTTAATTAGTAATAGATTAAACAAGTCTTTACAAATAACGTTTCCCGAAGTATCAACGCTTGTAGCTATAGTTAATAATTGTGCATCTAAACGTTTAAAGGAAAACTTCCAACGACGTTTATAAAGATTGACTGCAAACGTAAAAAACAAGCCGACTGGGAATAGTAATGATGCCAGAACTACAGATATAAATGCTAAAAAAGTCCCCATTATATTTCTTCTGATAAAACCCAATTTACTGGCAACGAACCGTACACTGGATGAGTTTGTGTTTCGAGCAAAAGAGCATGCTTTACTTTTGCAAATTCAAGTTCTTTCTTATTTAGATTCTGATAGCTGTAAAGACTTTCTAAATAATCGTTAAGGCTAACAATTTTATCCCATGAATATAGAACTGACTTTTCATTAATATATTCACGTATATTGTTATTAATTGCGTAATCCTTTGCTACATAAGTAATGCCCTCATCATTTACTTTCCAATCTGTAACAATGATCTCAATAATTGCTTTTTTTTCTCCATTACGAGCATCGTATAATAATGGAATTGTTGATACTATCATTTTATTTTATTTTTTACCATGTTTTCCTTCCTGCTAAATTCTCTGAAACGTCAATTATTTCATAAAGCTGTATCATCTCACCATCGGTTAGCCCTTGGTGAATAAATGAAAGCTGAATTCTTTGATTTGATATACCAAAAGGCGCATTATTTATATTTAAAGTCCCTATAAATATTGGAATATTAGGGAGCCTACCTCCGCTATTGCCTGTTGCAACATTTCGCCCAGTCACAAAAACTGAAGTTACCGCCGTGGATTGTCTCGAAATCGAATAGATGCCACGGGATTGGTCGACACCGGCTTCATATAACAATGTCCAGTTTGCTGAACCTCCACGCTGATAAGGCGCACCAAGATTTCTCTTAACAAAAATTGCCGATTCTTGTGAGCTTGAAACCCACGAGCCAATTTCAACAGTATCAATAGTAGGAGGTGCGTTATTTGTTCCACAAACAATAGTAAGTCCATTGTTAACAGTACTTTGATGAACAGAAGGAACAAACTTAGTGTCTGCATACGCATTACTTCCGTTTAATTGATAACCTAAACTGCTGTAAACACCACTTCCAAAAAATACTAATCTGAATGCTGCATCAGAATCAACAGGGTTTTTTATATTGTATTTATGATTATCTGCCGTAGTTCCTTTAAATAAATATCCTGCTTGTATTTTGTTCCAAAGCCCCTTATTAATAAGCTGATAAATTATCTGTTCTGTTGAGCTAATATCTTCGAGAGCACTAATACCTGAAGCGCTGATATAGTTACTCGATTCTGTTGTGCTTGCATAACTTAAATAGTTTATGTTAGCAGTAGTAGCATTGACTGAATTACTATTATCCGATACTTTATTAACATTATCTACCACTACAACACTTATATTACTGTAAAGGGTATTCTTATTCAAATTAGTAATAAACTGACCGCTTTTGCTTATTGACTGTTTAAAGACGCCTCCAACGTAGCAATCGTATCTCTTAATGCCATTTTTTGAAACTGGAACTGTAAACAATAATTGAAAGGCTGTATTATAAATTTGTCCTATTGATAAATCAGTAATTCTCTGAGGTCTTTTTATGTATCCAAATATTGTTTTTCTGAGTGCCATTATAATCCATAGATTGAAATCTTATTAACGTCTCCTTTTCGCTGAACAACAGTAAAAATGCTATTCTGTGGAATTGCACCGCCAGTATAGCCACCATACCAAACCTTTGGTGATGTTATTGCTGTGTTAAGTGTTACTGATGGATCGACAATACCATCGAATTTAAAACCATCTCGTAAACCACTTGCGGGAAACGTCTGCGTTGTAGTTGCTGTAAAGGTTACTATTTTACCATGCCACGAATCGTCAATTAATCCCGATGTTCCAATAAATATTTGATTATCGATGTCTTGTTTTCCTGTAATGTCCTGATTAACCTGAGCACCTGCTTGTATGCCTGATAACTTTGTAATTTCAGCAGCGGTTATCAAACGATCACCAGCAACTTTATCTACTTTGTTAGTCCCTAAAGCATCAATTAGTGTTTTTAAACTTTTACCCATTTCAGCGGTTAAAGCTTTGGTAACACCTCCTGTTGTCAGATCATTCACTAAAATAGTTTCTAACGAAACCCGAATGTTTTCGATCGCATCTACCAACTCCTGAACAGAATCTAAATCGACATTATCAGAACTCAGAAGTACGTTAATTGCATTAATTTGCGACTGCAATAGTTTTCCCTGTTCTGCCGTTAGTAGACTCTCTATCCCACCAGTGACTAAATCATTAACAACGTTCAAATAACCAATCACTAATTTGCCTAAGTCATTTAGTGGAGCATAACCGTTTGACACTCCTTTGTTTGCTTTATCTTCCTTGACTAAAAATAATTCAGCATGTGCGTTTATATCTATTTTATGTGCGTCGAACTGATTTTTTTCTGCTTTTGCATTTAAAGTTGTTGTAAGATTAGAAATAGCACTTTGAGGTATTGTTTCTTCTTTATGCCAAAAACTTGTCCATGAAGCCCAAAATTGCGCCTGTGTCGGTTTTTTTCCAGTTAAGAACCAGTTTAAAATTGTGTTTATGTTTGTTGCCATCTTATCCTATATATTCAATAAAAATTACTACTCGATATGGGTTCAATAGTGAAAATGAATTCCCTCCTCCAAAAGGTTTAATGAGTTGTCCCGGTTCAAAATCTGCCGTACCTGTATCACCTACAGTTAATCCAGTCGACCCGCCAAAACTTCCGCCTTTTTTAATTAAACTTCCATTTATTGGTGATATAATAGGTAGTTCCGTTTCCAACAGTGTTTTCGTTTTACTTCCTCCAATTTTACCAACTGTATTGAATTCAGTTTGTGAGTTGTCCAGACCAACCGGCATCCTTCCACGCCAGTCTACAACTTCCTGCCATCCTGTAGGAATTTGATTTGCGGGTTTATTCCATAACATCATTCCTCCCCCGGCTTGAAACACTGCTGCCTTTTTTTCTAAAATTGCCATTCTTGACATAAGGGAAATAATTGGATCAATCTTTTTGAAGTTTGACCATAGCCATGAAGTTTCGGCCGTTCCAAATGTTGCATAACGTTTCGTATGAACCGTTTTTACAGTACCGTTTTCAAAAGTTCGGTCTATATTTTCTTCAATTATGATTACTGTTGAACCCACAGCAGCTACAGCTTCACGAAATTCTAAAAGTTCGCCATCAATGAAAACAAAACCATTCTGAACATTCGAGCCCACAGGTTCACACCCACTAATAATTGTTAAATTACCCGCCAAGTTTCCAAAAGACTGCATGGTCAAGTATGAGGTTTCAAGTTCTTGAAGTCGTTCTGTTTTTAAGGGAAAACCACCTGTTTGATTAAAATTAGTTTTATTCATCTATGAAAATATTGTAGCGTTTACCGCCTGCTTTATAAAATTTAACATGTGCGTGTAACGCATAGATTTGTGTTTTGTAGATTAATTCCGGTACAAACACAATGAAATCCAAGCCTGTATCAGCTGTCTCAGATTCAGTTCGCAAATGGATTGTTTCCCCTTCAGTTTCGGTATTGGCAAACCTATCCTGTTGTTCAGCTTGAGTATAGATGTAAAAGGTTTCATAAAACTGTCCATCACCTATATAAATTCGCCTTTCAATTGGGTCAAATTTGTCGTTTAAAGAACCTTCTAAAGAGCAAACCTGCCCAGTATGTTCAAGTTTGTAAATGTTCTCAATACGCCAATTATTCCATTTGTAATACAAATCATTAATTGGTTGGAGTAGTACTTTTAAAAATGATATTGAATTAACTTCACGCCACTTAATTGGTAAGTTTTGCACTCCAAATTTGTTCCAACTGATATCAAACCACATAAGCTATATTATCATATGTTACTATTTTGAAATAACCACTCTCAGCTACCTTTGCTATAAATATTGGTTGTGGAATTCCATAACCACCTAATTCGGGATTTATCCATGCACTTTCAGCACTTAATAATGTTGCATCCAAAACACCGGGTACTAATTGTATTTTATCAATCAAGGCAGAAAGCTGTAGCTCACCATTAAATTTGAGTTCTTTCATAAACTCTTTTAAAGCTTCATTAACCGGGTAGTTACCATTTAATTTGCTCATTCCATTGTCCGTTAACACCAACGCATCACGTTTTATTTGCAAATTCAAATACAAATGATCAGCTTTATAATTTATAATAGTGATGTCTGTACCGGCAATTTTTATCCTTTTAAAATAATTTTCGATTGCTTCTACTTGAGTAAAATCTTCAAAATCTGAAAGCTCACCATTTACTTCGCCTGCAATTTTTATGATTACTCTACTACTGTCTTCAGCTTCATTAATTGCTGAATATTTAATTATTTTTGAAGCTTCAATTTCCTCTTCTGTAGCATCACCATTTATGAAATAATCTTTGTCCTGGACTAAAGTAAAACCATACTGAAAACGTAAAGCCATTGTTCTGTACCACGGTAGTGTACCGTGTTTTTCATTTGCAAATCTTTCATCTACTTCTTTTGTGTGAGTATCAAAAAAACTTTCATGGATAGAAATTGCCGAAGCAATAATGAATGTAAACAATCTAAATATGGCATAAATACTGTTCGATGTTAAATAAGTAGACAACACTTCATTTGAAGCGATATCCATTAACATTCCGTTATGTATTTGCGTAGTAGTTCTAGCCATTATTATTGTACTATAAAATTGTTTTCAATTATCCAAAATCCGATTCCTGAATTACCTTCAGTCAATGAAATATGTTCTTGTGTTAAAGCCGTTGCAGGTTCTATTTTATTTGATATGAAATAATTAATCACTTCCTGAGTTCCATAATCTTTTGCAGGTATTCGAATAGGTTGTCCAGGATATAAATCATCTGTAATACTTATATTGTTCAGAATTGCTATTTCTGCAACTGCTTCTGCAGTCCCACAATGTCTAATGGCAACATCTAATAAGTTTTGATTATTCAAGGCTATTATCTGTGTCATCTAATTCAAATTGTTTATAAAACCTTTTATTAATTATCCTGATAAGAGTTTTAGCATATCTGACCCCTAAACTGTCTAAATTTTCTAAGAGACTAACCAGCAATTGCCAAATAATACCCAGTAAAACAGCCCAATACAACCATGAAAAAGGGTCAAGTTCTAATTCCATTATTTTAATAAAATCAGAGTTTTTCGCAAAAGTGTTGAGGATATAAATCGGAACTAAATATGTTGCTATTTTTAAAATCATTCTTCCAAACTTTCGGCTTTCATGCCGTTCACCTCTTTTTAAAGAAGCTTGGACGCCCGTGTACCATTCGGAAACCAACAAGACAACGTATGCGATTAAAAACAAATGATTGAAACCAAATAAAAAACTAACCGCAGAGAATATAAAAGCCAAGATTAGATCGATTTTAATTATAGATGTCGAAGTATAAATGAAGCCAAATGCACTTTTTAAGAAGTCATCTAATGACATAAAACCAAATCCTTTAAAAAAATAATTTATTATTCTCATCATATTTCAATGTTTAAATTTTCAATTCCATTACTGGTATCAATTGTTGCATTGGTGTAACCATCATAGTTTAACTGAATCTTTAAATCACGTTTAAACTCATCTGCAGTAATTGTTTTTTTGATATAGTTGATTGCTCCAAAACCGGCTAAAGGAAATTCTTTTAATTCTCCTGGTTGCAAGTCTAAAATATCTTCAACATGTTGTTGATCACTATGGCCAATTGCAAAATCGCCCTTAGCAAATGACAAATAGCCGTTTTCGTCTCTCAATATATCTTGTCTCATTATTAGGTTATTGCTCCGGTTCCGGTTCCGGTATGATTCGTAGCTGTTCCGGTTGTAGTAACAGTTACGGAAACAGTACCAGATGTTATGTAATTTTTTACAGCCAAAACTAATTTATCCGCATATATAACTTTTGCAGTTTCATAGTCAGTAGCTTCCATCATTTCATCCTGAAGTGCTATAATTTCTTCTTTAAATTCGTTATCGTTTAATGCCATTAGCTTAGTAATTGATCGGTTTTTGTCATTAAATCTGCAAATACCAATTTATCTGCAGCTGAAAATTTCCCAGGGCCTGAAGGTGTCAAAATTGTAGCTTTGTTCAATTGTTCAAAACCATCGTTTAAAATCGATTTAAGATTAATGTTTCCGCTTTTGATTGCGAACTTTCCTGACTTCATTTCGAATAACATTTCACCAATTTTAATTGTAACATTTCCTCCTTTAAATTCGAATAACTGATCACTAAATTTAATGATCACTTTTTCAATCTCTGAAACTCCTAAAACAAAGGCATTATCTTCTTTTTCTAATCGTCCGATAACGACCTTAGAACCTATCTTTGGATAGACAGTATACTGACTTTCTAAATTTTCAATTATGGCATTAAGTCTAACATCTTCGTAATTATCAACCGTACAAGTGTCATTTTCTACACTTTTAACCGTACCAACTATTAGTGTAAATTTGCCTTTATTCTTATTTGAGACACTTACAACTTGCCTAAAAAGCTCATCAAATTCACTCATAGCCTGTAACTTAAATTATTCGTTCTTTTAATACCTTCAGAACCGTTAACATCAATGGTAACACTTTCAATAAAGTATCTTCCATCCTGATGCCTGTCTTTGTAAAATGGTCTGTACAATTGTGCAGCATGTCCGGGTTTGGTTCTAGGAACACACCAACTGTCTAAAGAACCTTCAAAGCCACTATAAGAAACGCTAGTTTGTTGCTTATTAGCCCACAATTGAAGTTCTGATGTTGTCATATTTGGCCATAGCTTCATATTCTTTTCGTCACCTCCCTTTTCTCCGACTGAAACTTTTAAAACGCTTCCGTTTGCTTGTTTACTTTCAACGGTTAGAAAGATTGGTTTACTTTCCTTTTGCTCAAATTTCAAACTACTTCCACGTCTTACATTTTCACTAAAATTGAACTTATGTACTTGTTCAGCTTTAAAGTCAACGATCATTCCAACACATAATGTTGTAGGATTTTTAAAGTAGGCTCTGATTCCTGCTTTATCCCTAAGCTCTTCCAAAACATTGTAAGGAGTCGCATCTTCGATTAACCATTTACCAATGCTGTAATCTGCATTACATTCAATGGAATATTTAGAGGGTAATACAGCTTTAAGGATATCAATCAATTTCCCGGACTTTATGAACTTGGTTATTCTTGGAGCTTTCTTCATCTGAAACATTTCGTCTTCGCACTCTAAAAGCAAAGGCATTTCAGCGCCTATTTTTGTTACGTAACCTTCAAACTCATTTTCAAGATTACCGTCATAACCAAATTCTATTTTCACTGCATCGCCACGTTTCATAAAATCTAAAATGGATTTACCGGAAATATTGACCGTTTTCCCCATTTCATCTACTGCAGTACGAAATTCGCGTGGTAACTCGATTTTAGCAGTATTAGTAAGAACTTGAACACTCGATTCAATACGAATAGATTGACATACTTTAAATTCTAAATTATCAGCAATTGTTATTTTTAAACTGATATTGTGATAGAGATAATTCATTAACTATTCGGTTTCAAAAGCGTAAAATTTACGGCCTTTATTGAACTTGCATTTATTGTAAATTGTATTGTGTCCTGGTAACCTTCTACACCTGTAAAATTGATTGATCGGAAATACAAACTATCAATGTCTTTTTCTTCAAATTGTTTACCAATGACTTTAACAACTCCATTGTTTATCCAGTTCTGATTTAAGCGCCGTATTTCATCACTTGGATAAATTCTGTTTTCTAAATCAATCAGCAACCCATTAATGTTGATATCCCAAGGTTTAGTCCCCCAACGTTCAACTACTATAGGGTCATCGTCATTTACTTCAGTCTCAATTAATGACTTTTCCTGTGAAAATGACATTAATAGTGGAGGCGCAAATAAACTACCTCTATCACCGTGCAAAACTGCTGAAAACTCTAATGGATCTAAGTTTGGAATTACCATTTTCACATATTCAACATTCGACTCCTGAAGCGGGAAAGTTTGAAAAGAATAATCCTGGTCTTGGCGTTTTTCAACAAATACCTTTTCAATTGCTTTTCCTGCTGCCATCATTCCGAAAGCTGCTCCATAACGTGCCACCAAATCAATAGTGATGTTTTTAGTAAAAGCAGTGACATCGTTAAATACGTGTTTGTATGCGTCCGTTACTGCCATTACAATGCGTGTTTTGGGGCAACAATGCCCTTATCAATTAAATATTTTACTTGAGCATATTTCTCTGACCAAACCGTATCAGACAACTGTTCCGGGAATGGGATATGAAGAATATGACTAATTAGTGCATCAATTTTGAAAACAATATCCTTATCAGTATCTTCTATCAATCCCGTACAGTCGTCTAGTACTTTTTTATCTTGTTCTCTCTAATAGGAATCATTTCAGCCAATGCACTTACACACGTTAAGAATAAAGCATCATCTGCCAGTACAGTCTCTTTATCTGTAAGCAAACAGTTCTTAACAAGGATATCTTGAGCTTTGGCAGGATTGACATTTTGATACTTCAGATATTGTCCCATTGTTCTACGATCAGGAACACAGACAACAACTTCTAATATTTCGTTACCATCATCATCCAGTGGTAAATCAACACGTCTTAATTTATCTGCTCCGCCAACTTTATCAATTGTTTCTTGACTTACTGTCTTTTTTTCTGTTTTTGCCATTATATTGTTTGTTTAAAATTGATTTAAGAAAAGCCCTCCCTTATGAGAGGGCTTAATGAAAAATGAAATGAAAATGAATTGGTAATTATGCTGCTACGTTCAAATCTACCTTAAGAGCGAACATTGTGTATTCTTTTTTAAGCCCCATTTCGCCAGTAACTTCACGGCCTTCGTTTTGAAATTTGACTAAAAGTCTATCTGTAACGATGATGTTGTATTCATTTGTGAAAGTGATAATAACATCAAATGGTTGAATATTTAAGATGCTTCCTCCTTTAGCAGCTAATTCTAGCGGAACAATATCATGCATCATTAAACCAATGGAGGCACTAGGTGTTTTTTTTCCCTGACTCCAACTGGAAGGATCATTACCAAGTCCATAGTTCAACTGATGTTCTTGTTCGTTTCCATAAGTTGCTGATGTTACCTCAATAGGAACGCCACTTATAAATACTTCAACATCGGCACTATCATAGGCTTTACCGTTTCTTGTGATTGTAGCCATTATTGTTTTGCTTTAAGGTTAATAGTTCCGTTCAAAAATCCAAGTACACCAGTAGGTTGTATATCAAAAGAAACCTTAAGCTCTTTTGCAACCAACAGATCACTATCAGGGTCAACTGTTGTTTTTCCGGCAGATATTTCTACAGCATTTCGCATATCTGTAAAAATATTATCTCCAATTGTCTCTAAACTAACACGGACGCCTGTAGGTAATTTACCTGCAGCATTTACCGGGTATGTTTTTTTAACTTTAGGCAGGTAAGCGGTTCTTAACTGTCTTGAACAGTCGTCCATAACACGACCGTAAGCAATTGTGTGCTCATTCATGTTGCCTTCAGCATCTATTTTAATAGGTGCGCAAACGTGGTCGTTATTGATACGGATTCCTGCTAGACCAGGATAAGTAACCCCAAATACGTAGCCTTTATCTTCAAAAGTTTGCAATTCTGCATACACTTCTTTATTGGTTTTGTGGTTAGACAATCCCGGAACCATCCATGCTAACTTTGTACTATCCATTAAATTGAAAGCCTCATTGTCGCCAATATTTTGATTGATAGCAGTAGCAGCACAAACTCCTAAAATTGTTCCTACGTCAGCGAATTTCTTTGCATCACCTGTTTTGGTTTCTGCATATTGCCAATCCTGACCAATAACCAATGTTACTTTTGTAGCTTCTACATTTTCAATGTCTCTTAAATCCGGTACAACTGAAGCAAGTCCATTAAGATTGTAACCTTCTACGAAAATGTGAGTAGGCATAAATTGATCATAAGCCCATTCTGCAGTTCCTTGAGCTAACGGAATACTTCCAAACACATCAGGAGCTAAACCGTCAACGTGTACAATTGGCCCTGCAATTGGATTTAAAGCGATGGCCAATTGGCGAACTTTATAATCTGAATCAATCAATAAACGTTTTAATTTATCGCCTGCAGTATCTTGAGCAATGGTCTTTAAAGTCTCCGTTTGAGAAACTGCCATAAAGTTTAACGGAATTCCTTCACCTGCCATCCGATAAAATTCACGTACATGTCGATATACGTTTACGTTATTTGTTTGATCAAATTCAGCGGTTATTCCATTTTGCTCAGCATCATACAAACCATAAAATGTAACAGTTTTCTTGAATGCGAGAGCAGGAATTACTGGTGACCCTATAATGATAGCCGATACACGTCTATCATTATTTTGTCTATTGGCACCAACTTTGCCTTTTTTTATTTTTACAGCATCTAAATCAGCCATTGTTTAAATTGGTTTTAAATTTATTTTTGATTGTCGGTGTCTTTGTTTCCGTTTCCTGTAACTGCAGAAGTAGTTCCAGCCGTAAGTTGATTTACTTTCCAACCATAAACCGATTTAACCGATTTACGCTCATCATTTTCAAACTCCTTTATATCTTCCAATGAAGTAGCTGCTTTTATTTTAGTAATAGTATCATTAGCGTTTAACTCTTTTTTTTCAGAAGTCGAAGCTTCGATTATTACCTTTTCTTCAGGACGTTCGAACTTGGTTAGTTTTTCATCTTTTTTAAGACTTAACCTTCCTGTATTTTCAGAAGTGAAAAATTCCTGATTTGGGTTTTCAACGTTAGCCCAAAGTATTTGATGTGTTGTGGAAGCAAACAGCTTTGCAGCTGCTTGCTTAAAAGTTTCTATACTCATAATAAATTCAAATTATACAGTTGTTGTTACTAAAGCACCAATTGCACGTGCTTTTTTAGGACTTACTAAGTATCTGTGATTGTAATTAAGAGCCGTAAATCTTGTTTGAGTATTTGGCTCATCGTAGTACATTTGTGTAGCACCTTCAGCTTTGAACATATCCGGAGCATAAAACGCTACTGATGCTACGTTATGAGTTGCAGGATTAAAGACAGCACCAAAACTTACTTTAGTATTATTAGATGCCAAATAGAAAGGCATATTGTGATACACATACACTTTGAATCCATATAACAAAGATTTTAGTTGTCCTGTACCTACATTAGCATAATCTTGGTAAAAGTTTTTTACTTCTTTCAAAAGACTTGTAACGTGCTTAGAATTCAACACTAAAATACGTTGGCCATCGTCAGGAACTCCTGCATCACTTAAAGCACCTGCTAATGCAATAATATCATCAACAGAACAAACTTTCTTACCTGAAATGGTAGCTCCTGTAGTTCCTAAAACAGGAGTATCGTTTGTATGACCTGATGGAGCTAAAGCGTGAATCGCTTTACCGAATTTCTTCGCCAAAATCGCATTCTTATGCTTTTTATTTGCTACTTCAATCTTATCATAAGTGATAGCATATAATTCGGTAGCTAAAATTTTTGTAGCTACAGTGTCATAAACATCCAATTGGAAGGCAATATC encodes:
- a CDS encoding glycoside hydrolase family 73 protein, with product MKPELFVIKYLPHAKRVEAKNGISAVAILTQAALESAWGDVAPGNMFFGVKDTDGINGNEQLLTTTEYSSKADLKFPEIISKEVVLKNGRKMFKYKVKDYFRKYETPEDCFADHASFFFKNKRYSEALKVKHDHNRFFEEIAKAGYATDPNYANTLKAVAKSITKFVK
- a CDS encoding nucleotidyltransferase codes for the protein MARTTTQIHNGMLMDIASNEVLSTYLTSNSIYAIFRLFTFIIASAISIHESFFDTHTKEVDERFANEKHGTLPWYRTMALRFQYGFTLVQDKDYFINGDATEEEIEASKIIKYSAINEAEDSSRVIIKIAGEVNGELSDFEDFTQVEAIENYFKRIKIAGTDITIINYKADHLYLNLQIKRDALVLTDNGMSKLNGNYPVNEALKEFMKELKFNGELQLSALIDKIQLVPGVLDATLLSAESAWINPELGGYGIPQPIFIAKVAESGYFKIVTYDNIAYVV
- a CDS encoding phage holin family protein, which encodes MMRIINYFFKGFGFMSLDDFLKSAFGFIYTSTSIIKIDLILAFIFSAVSFLFGFNHLFLIAYVVLLVSEWYTGVQASLKRGERHESRKFGRMILKIATYLVPIYILNTFAKNSDFIKIMELELDPFSWLYWAVLLGIIWQLLVSLLENLDSLGVRYAKTLIRIINKRFYKQFELDDTDNSLE
- a CDS encoding oxidase, giving the protein MRQDILRDENGYLSFAKGDFAIGHSDQQHVEDILDLQPGELKEFPLAGFGAINYIKKTITADEFKRDLKIQLNYDGYTNATIDTSNGIENLNIEI
- a CDS encoding DUF6046 domain-containing protein, which gives rise to MAVTDAYKHVFNDVTAFTKNITIDLVARYGAAFGMMAAGKAIEKVFVEKRQDQDYSFQTFPLQESNVEYVKMVIPNLDPLEFSAVLHGDRGSLFAPPLLMSFSQEKSLIETEVNDDDPIVVERWGTKPWDININGLLIDLENRIYPSDEIRRLNQNWINNGVVKVIGKQFEEKDIDSLYFRSINFTGVEGYQDTIQFTINASSIKAVNFTLLKPNS
- a CDS encoding DUF2586 family protein, giving the protein MADLDAVKIKKGKVGANRQNNDRRVSAIIIGSPVIPALAFKKTVTFYGLYDAEQNGITAEFDQTNNVNVYRHVREFYRMAGEGIPLNFMAVSQTETLKTIAQDTAGDKLKRLLIDSDYKVRQLAIALNPIAGPIVHVDGLAPDVFGSIPLAQGTAEWAYDQFMPTHIFVEGYNLNGLASVVPDLRDIENVEATKVTLVIGQDWQYAETKTGDAKKFADVGTILGVCAATAINQNIGDNEAFNLMDSTKLAWMVPGLSNHKTNKEVYAELQTFEDKGYVFGVTYPGLAGIRINNDHVCAPIKIDAEGNMNEHTIAYGRVMDDCSRQLRTAYLPKVKKTYPVNAAGKLPTGVRVSLETIGDNIFTDMRNAVEISAGKTTVDPDSDLLVAKELKVSFDIQPTGVLGFLNGTINLKAKQ